ATACCTTCGCATATCAAACCAGCGCATACCGCAAAAAGCAAGTTCAAAACTTCTTTCCGCTATGACCTTTTGTAATACCTGTTCTTGATCAGTAGACGTAAACTTCTGGTAACTGGCTGTGGGGAAGCGCCTTTTTCGCAGAGAATCCAACTGATCACAAGCTTTTGTAAGGTCATTATTTCTCGCAGCCGCTTCTGCAATGACCAGATACATTTCAGCAACAGAGATACCCCAACTGGGTGCCGCATACCCGGACGGAACGCCTGCATGCATAAAAAGCGTGCGCCCTCTTACTGTAAAACTATAATCTCCCAACTGGGTGTAATAGAATTTCAGGCGAAGATCCTTCGTATCAAAAGAGCGAAGGAATGATAATACGGGGATCTCGCTTCCCAGGTAAGAAGTGCCGCCCAGCCGGGCATAAATAGCATCTGCCCGCTTCATAACATGCGGGATACTTTTGGCATCGGGAAGCGCCGTATAGTCTAAAACTTTTGCAGTGCCATTATCTAATGCCAACTGAGCATTCCGGGCCGCTTCCGAATAATTCCCCATATACAAATAGGTTCTGGCCAACACGCCATAAGCCGCCGCAACGGTTCCCCTGAAACGATTAGAAGCATTTTCTTTAGGAAGATCAGGAATAGCGGTTTTAATATCGGTAATAATCTGATCGTAGATCTGCTGTACAGTGGAACGGCCAGGCATTACGTCGGTAACATCAACAGAAGTCACGAATGGAACAGCCAGGTCTTTATCAGCCGTAGTTTTATCATACACCTTTGCATACAGGTTAACCAGGTAGAGATATTCAAATGCTCTGCCCAGCAAAGCCTCCCCTTTTAAGCTGTTTCTATCCTGCACTGTACCATCTGTAACCTTTTCTATATTATTGATTACCGTGTTGTACAGGTAAATTGATTTGTAAAGTGTTTGCCAGATAAGCGCACTACCGGGCACCTCTTCAACAAACTGTTCCTGCCAGGTGTAGATTCTGTCATTTGAGCTGGTGAGAGTACTGGAAATTGTAAGTAAATCTTTGCAATCGTCAAGCATATTCAACTGAGACGGAACAGAATTTTCCAGTTCAATATTATTGAGCCACTCATCATAATCACGTGTGGTTTCGAGCAGCCTTACTCCTTTAGGTTCTATATCCAAGTATTTATTGCAGGAACTAAGCAGCAATACCATTATCGAGAGGAAGCAGATATATTTTTTCATTTGTATTACAGTCTGTTAATTGAAAGGATCAGAAATTAATATGAACAGCCATTGTATAGGTTGGAGTGAGGTAAGTTTTTTCGTAGCTACCTGTGGCTACGCTATAGTTCTCCTTATTCATCGCCACGGTATATACATTGGAAGCCTGCGCACGGATCTCAAAATCAGACAAACCCATTTTTTTCAGGAACCTTGTTCTTCGGAAGCTATAGGCCACCGTGATATCACTAACAGTGATATAAGTGCCATTTTTAACAAACCTGTCTGAAGCTGCTAAATAGCTGTTATAACTAGAATATTTCAACGCTGGCATTACATCGGGAATATTTTCGTCGCCAGGTTTCCTCCAGAAATTATTCGCTCCTTCATAAGGACGCATAGCCGATGCCAATGGTAACGGCAGGCGTACACGAAAACCTCCGAAATAGTTGGCCATAACAAACACGTAGAAATTGCCGATATCCACCCTGTTACTAAGACCAAGATTATAAGGTGGAATAGTAGTACCTGCATAGTCTACATCATCAATCCCCTGATCGTCTACGTCGAAGTTTTTAGTCTTGCCTTCTTTATCATAGATCAGGGTAGCCCCCTTATCATCTACCCCCGCATAGCGGTACGTGAAAACACTTCCCACGGCATAACCTTCGAGATAGTTGGTCCTGTTATTAAGCGCATAGGTAAAAGATTTACTATTAGGAGGCACGTTTACATTGTATACTTTCAGAATCTTGCTCCTGTTATACGACAATACAAATCCTGTATTCCAATTAAATCCAGGACGGTTGATCCAGTCTGCATGCAAACCTATTTCAAGTCCGGTATTCCTTATGGAGCTTTGGTTGATGATAGCAGAGGTAACACCCCTGGTAGGATCAACCTGGTTCGAAGCCAGGATATCCATACTTTTCTTCATGTAGTAATCAATATTACCCGTGATATTCTTAAAGATCTTATAGTCGATACCGATATTCAGGTTATAAGTCCGCTCCCAGCGCAGCCTGCTATTGGCAGGGGAGTACAATTGCAGTGAGTTAAAAGTATTGTCAAAGGTATTGAGCACCGAAGACGCTATTACCTGTGGCAAAGCATTCTTAGCAATATTTCCGTTAAACCCAAGCGCTGCCCTCATTTTAATAGCATTCAGCCATTCCAGAGAGTTGACAAATTTCTCCTTATCGATATTCCATCCGGCGCCAATAGACCAAGAGGGTTTGTAACGATTTTTAGGATCGGAACCAAATAAGTTGGATTGATCGACACGTGCGCTACCCGTTAAGGAGTATTTATTTTTAAAGGAGTAAACGGCATTGGCATAGCCAGATACAAAGCGATCTTCGGTGTATTGCTGCGCGAACAGTCCACTATAGGATAGGGGTGCATTATTTTTATGATACGCCGATACAAAGCTGGTTTGTATCACACTATAGTTAACGGCTCTTTGCAAAAGCGTTTGATCGCTATAGCCAAAATAGCTGGAAGTTCCGCCTTTGCTTACTACACGCCTGATTTCTGTACCCGCTATCAGATTCAGAGAATGATCGCTTGTAATCTGCTTATTATAATTCAGCTGGGCACGCGCTGTATAACTTTCTGTACTGGAATGAGTTTGTTGTAGGAAATCGCCTTTCGGAATATTATATACCAGGCCAGTAGTACCCGTTTGTGTATAGTAATTGACATATTGCCTTACTTCCACTGCATTTTCGTTGGCAAGGTGCCGTTTTTCGGCCCGGGAAGTTTCGTAGACTCCACCAATATTGGCATTAAGGCCATTACCTATATCGTACCTGAAATTAACTGTAAAGCGGTTTGTTATCGTATTGGTTTTATTGCTCACCAGGTTCAATTCATTCAAAGGATAATGCAGGTTATCCAGCAACCCATTCGCCATCAGCATATCATTAAGTTCAGGCATCATGTTAGACCCTGAAAACACAGGGAGTGCGTTGCCATTATCATCCTGCAAGCGCTCATAAGGGTACAGGCTGGAAATGCCAATAACGGGAACCGCTTTCTCCCTCGACTCCTGGAAATTTGTGGTGAGTTCCAGCGACAGGCGTTTAGACATCCTGAGGTTGGTGCGTGCATTAAGACCAAACCGGCTATTGCCATTTTTTACTTTCGACAAATCACTTTGATTGAACTGGGCAGTAATGAAATAAGTAGCATTTTCATTACCACCTGAGATATCGAGGTTATGTGTTTGGGTAGTGGCATTTTGCAGGAACAGGCGACCATATTCATTGGTGTTGTTGTGCAGCTTCAATGCTTCCAGCTGGCTATTGGCCTCTTCCGCAGTGATAAGCCCCGCGGCTTTTTTTGCCAGAACAACGTATGGCGGGGGATAAGTAAAAATACTGCCTGCAGACAAATTGGTCATTAACATCCAGGCCGTGGCGCCAATATTGGCGTTGCTTTCCTTGATGTATTCAATAGTGGTGTTGGAGCCATCTTTATCCCAACGGTAACGATCATAGTTTTCCTTAGGCGTTATGCTGAATGTGGTACGGTAGGCGATATTGGGTTTTCCCAGTTTTGCTTTTTTACGTTCTATCACTATTACGCCGTTCGAAGCTCTCACCCCATAAATAGTGGCCGCAGCAGCATCTCTTAAAACGGTAACAGATTCAATTTCGTTGGGATTAATGGTTGCCAGGGACAACTCGGTAGGAAAGCCGTCAATCACAATAAGCGGTTGTTTACTGCCATTAATAGTAGAGATGCCCCTGATCTGGAACAAGCTGTTGCCTTCGAATTCAATATCATTATTGATCATCAGGCCGGGTATCCTGCTTTGCAGGCCAGCGAGAAAATCGGTGGTATTGATACGGCTATCATATTCTTTATGCGACATGATGCTGACGCTGCCTGTACTCTGTTCCGGCCTGATCCGCTGGTAGCCTGTATTCACCTGTATCGCGACTTCATTAAGCTGGGTTACTTTTATCCGTGCTGTAATACTGATGCGTGTTCTGCCGCTGAGGCTTATCTCCTGTTTTTCAATGGCGACACCATTAATTATAAGCACGGCATCTTCCGCTACAGCAGACAGTTCAAACGATCCATCGTCGTCCGTAGAGGTTACTATTTTAGTACCTTTTACAGAAACGTATATTCCAGCGAGGGCGTTTCCGAGGCTATCGACAATTTTTCCTTTTATATTTTTGGGCGGCAATAACGCCAGCTCTCTAAGAACAGCTTCTTCTTTTTTCCTGAGGAGTATTTCATTGTTATTTACAACAAAGCTAACCGGCAATCCTTCCAGGCATATGCTCAATGCCTCGTTGATTGATTTGTCTTTTACATTAACGGATAGCTTAGGTAAATTAACAAGCAGGCTACGATTAAAATTGAAGCCATAACCTGTTTGCGCTTCAATAGACCGAAGGATTTTTTCCAGGGGAACATTTTTTTCATGAAGGGTAACTGTTTGACTGAGGACACCGGCCCGGACCGATGCCACCATGAAAAACAGCATGGTGCACAAGAGCTTTAATCGCATAAGAAGTTGTTGGGGCGTCACCTGTGTGCAGGTTTTGCCGGGTACAAGTAAAGACATACTTTCGTACTAGTTTTGGTTAAATGATAAAATGATGTTGCAGTCATGAATCTTCCGAAACATTCGCCGTTCCGGAGCCTAACCCGGAGCGGCTTTTTTTCGAAAAATTATTTAGGGTTGAATCATAAGACGTTTATCTTTTAGTTGAAATTTAATGCCGTTATTTTTTAGTATTTCCAATGTCCGCAGCAAGCTTTGCGAGCGCGAGTAGTTTACCCATATCATTTGCTGCTGCAATTCTCTTTCATACACCACTTCTATATCATACCACCTCGCAATAATTTTCAGGAAATCCGGAACAGAGATGGACCGGAATAGAAAGCGATCGTCTTTCCACGCAATGGCTTCTTCAATATCCGCCGGGTTAATATTTATGCTGCCTGCTTCAGCCATTATGGCCTGCTGGCCCGGCTGAAGTTGTTTTAGCGCCCCCTCGCGCCCAACAACTACAGCGCCCTGAACCAGCGTTGTTTTTACAATTCCGTCTTCTTTATAGGCAGATATATTGAATCCTGTTCCTAGCACTTTCACAATACAACCTTCGGCATCGACTTTAAAAGGCTGGCTTTTATTAGCAGCGACTTCAAAATAGGCTTCTCCTTTCAAGGACACCTGGCGTTCCGATCCGCTGAATATTGCCGGATAACGCAGTTCAGACGCAGCGTTCAACCATACTTTGGAGCCATCCGGCAAGACGAGCCTGAATTGCCGGCCGCGTGGCGTAGACAGTATATTTACAGGAACCGCACCGGCCTGTGCGTTTGCCGATACGGTGTAGGAGAGTTCATTATTATATAAGACCAGGCTGGTTTCATCTTCCAGGGCAATGCGGCCATTACCCATGCTATCCAGCACCAGCCGACGGCCATCGGATAAGGTTAAGACAGCCCCCTCATGCCCCGGCGCAATATCATGCTGCAACTTAGTTCCAGCGACGGCACCATCCGGAGCTTTATACCACCACCAGGCACCTATGGACAGTACTATAACTGCGGCAGCAGCCCACCAGAAACTACTCAGTCTTACTACCGTTACTTTCTTCGATTTGCTTCTATTATCATCCCCCATCAGCTGTTGCAACCTGGCCCAGCCAGACTCCATATTCAGCTTATAGTGCTCCCTTTCCAGGACTGCATCCCTGAGCCACAGTTCATCGTTGAGCAGGGATAAGACTTCGCGGTTATCTATGGCAGCATTCTTCCAGGCATCAAGCACCTGTTGCTGTTCAGCGGAAAGCACCTCTCCCTGGCGATATAAACGGATGATATGTAAAATAGATTCGTCCACAGTTACTCCTATATAACTGGCAAGCAATCCTGTTGTGACAAAAAAGTTTAGTTTTTTTTCAGGCTCCTATCGCATCTTCTCAAAGATGATATAAAAAAGCAGCAACCTTTCCAGGTTACCTCTGACAACACGGCTGCGGAGCATACTAATGGCACGCTCTTTCCGCTTCCTCACATTGTCAGTAGTCAGCTGCAGAATATCGGCGGTCTCCTGGATACTGCGTTCCTGAAGGAAAAGAAGCGTAATCACCTCCCTGTATTTCTCGTCCAGGTTTTCAATTTCGCAATGAATTTCCTGGACCATTTCGGAGAGCATCATCCGACTATCGGCCCAAACCTCACGTTCTGCTGTTGTTTTGCTGATAGCATCATGGTGTCGTGCATGTACAGATTGCTGTTCCAGCCAGGTAAGGCAGGCGTTCCTGACTGTTTTATAAAGAAAGGAGCGAACGGCATGAAATGAATTGAACTGAGAACGCCGCTCCCAATACCTAGCAAAGGCGACTATTACATAATCTTCGGCCTGGGCCTGGTTGTCAATAAGTTTCATGGCAAAAAATACCATCGCCTGGTAATATTGCTGGTAAAGATCGCGCAGGGCAATTTCGTCGCCTTCTGCGATACGGCTGATCAGGGATTCATTGATATGGGGAACACCGGCAGTCAAGGGGCATCATGCTGTAAGCCGCTAAAATACGCAGAAACATCTAGGTCACACACATTTAGGCAGCTTTTGCAGTACTATACATACCTTTACGCAAAACTGCGTGATTGAGTAGTTCACTATCGGATATGGAGTTGTTGAGCAGGATGGCGGAAGGAGACGCCAATGCCTTCCAGAAACTTTTCTACCAGCATTGGGAGAAGATTTTTTCCATAGCGGTTATGTACACCAAATCGGAAGTGCTGGCAGAGGAACTGGTACAGGATATTTTTTTAAAAATATGGCTTCACCGCGAGAAAATACAGGACCAAAGTAATTTCCAGGGTTACCTGTTCATCACTGCACGGAATCATATATATAACAAACTAAGGATCAAATCGCAGGAAACAGAATACCGGCAGGAGCTGCACGCGCATTTTGCCGATTCCCGGGCTGCCGACGACCTGCTGATATTAAAGCAATCGCAGGAGCTTATTCACCAGGCAGTGGAAAGCCTTCCACCGCAGCAACGCAAAATATTTATCCTCAGCCGCTATGAAGGCCTTACCCTGGAAGAGATAGGTGCTCAAATGGGCATTTCACCGCTTACCGCCAGGGCACATATGCGCAAAGCGCTGGCTTCACTACGAAGCTTTCTTCAGCAACACTCCGGCGATCTTTCACTTGCCCCCGTACTTTATATTCTGCTCTCAAAATAAATTTTCAAACCGGCTACTCCCTCCTTCTTTTTTCCGTGTTTTTATAGTTAGTAAGGCAACTGACGAAGCCAAAACATTACCGAAAACTGCTTTTATATAATGCCAACGGAAGAGAGAACACAATATTTAATTCAGAGATACCTTTCGGACGAGCTTTCCGGGCAGGAATTAGACGAATTCCTGGATTGGGTAGCCAGCGGGTCAGGCGAGGAAACGCTGAAAACTTCCATAGATGCCAGTTTTGCATCAGGCGATTGGCCAGGGGTGGAGGATGATTCGCGGCGGCATACATTATTCCATCATGTTACAAAAAAAGGCCATATTGATATTAATGGCGGCCAGCCTAGACCTATTG
The Filimonas effusa genome window above contains:
- a CDS encoding RNA polymerase sigma factor; the encoded protein is MSSSLSDMELLSRMAEGDANAFQKLFYQHWEKIFSIAVMYTKSEVLAEELVQDIFLKIWLHREKIQDQSNFQGYLFITARNHIYNKLRIKSQETEYRQELHAHFADSRAADDLLILKQSQELIHQAVESLPPQQRKIFILSRYEGLTLEEIGAQMGISPLTARAHMRKALASLRSFLQQHSGDLSLAPVLYILLSK
- a CDS encoding FecR family protein produces the protein MDESILHIIRLYRQGEVLSAEQQQVLDAWKNAAIDNREVLSLLNDELWLRDAVLEREHYKLNMESGWARLQQLMGDDNRSKSKKVTVVRLSSFWWAAAAVIVLSIGAWWWYKAPDGAVAGTKLQHDIAPGHEGAVLTLSDGRRLVLDSMGNGRIALEDETSLVLYNNELSYTVSANAQAGAVPVNILSTPRGRQFRLVLPDGSKVWLNAASELRYPAIFSGSERQVSLKGEAYFEVAANKSQPFKVDAEGCIVKVLGTGFNISAYKEDGIVKTTLVQGAVVVGREGALKQLQPGQQAIMAEAGSININPADIEEAIAWKDDRFLFRSISVPDFLKIIARWYDIEVVYERELQQQMIWVNYSRSQSLLRTLEILKNNGIKFQLKDKRLMIQP
- a CDS encoding RNA polymerase sigma factor, whose protein sequence is MTAGVPHINESLISRIAEGDEIALRDLYQQYYQAMVFFAMKLIDNQAQAEDYVIVAFARYWERRSQFNSFHAVRSFLYKTVRNACLTWLEQQSVHARHHDAISKTTAEREVWADSRMMLSEMVQEIHCEIENLDEKYREVITLLFLQERSIQETADILQLTTDNVRKRKERAISMLRSRVVRGNLERLLLFYIIFEKMR
- a CDS encoding SusC/RagA family TonB-linked outer membrane protein; the protein is MSLLVPGKTCTQVTPQQLLMRLKLLCTMLFFMVASVRAGVLSQTVTLHEKNVPLEKILRSIEAQTGYGFNFNRSLLVNLPKLSVNVKDKSINEALSICLEGLPVSFVVNNNEILLRKKEEAVLRELALLPPKNIKGKIVDSLGNALAGIYVSVKGTKIVTSTDDDGSFELSAVAEDAVLIINGVAIEKQEISLSGRTRISITARIKVTQLNEVAIQVNTGYQRIRPEQSTGSVSIMSHKEYDSRINTTDFLAGLQSRIPGLMINNDIEFEGNSLFQIRGISTINGSKQPLIVIDGFPTELSLATINPNEIESVTVLRDAAAATIYGVRASNGVIVIERKKAKLGKPNIAYRTTFSITPKENYDRYRWDKDGSNTTIEYIKESNANIGATAWMLMTNLSAGSIFTYPPPYVVLAKKAAGLITAEEANSQLEALKLHNNTNEYGRLFLQNATTQTHNLDISGGNENATYFITAQFNQSDLSKVKNGNSRFGLNARTNLRMSKRLSLELTTNFQESREKAVPVIGISSLYPYERLQDDNGNALPVFSGSNMMPELNDMLMANGLLDNLHYPLNELNLVSNKTNTITNRFTVNFRYDIGNGLNANIGGVYETSRAEKRHLANENAVEVRQYVNYYTQTGTTGLVYNIPKGDFLQQTHSSTESYTARAQLNYNKQITSDHSLNLIAGTEIRRVVSKGGTSSYFGYSDQTLLQRAVNYSVIQTSFVSAYHKNNAPLSYSGLFAQQYTEDRFVSGYANAVYSFKNKYSLTGSARVDQSNLFGSDPKNRYKPSWSIGAGWNIDKEKFVNSLEWLNAIKMRAALGFNGNIAKNALPQVIASSVLNTFDNTFNSLQLYSPANSRLRWERTYNLNIGIDYKIFKNITGNIDYYMKKSMDILASNQVDPTRGVTSAIINQSSIRNTGLEIGLHADWINRPGFNWNTGFVLSYNRSKILKVYNVNVPPNSKSFTYALNNRTNYLEGYAVGSVFTYRYAGVDDKGATLIYDKEGKTKNFDVDDQGIDDVDYAGTTIPPYNLGLSNRVDIGNFYVFVMANYFGGFRVRLPLPLASAMRPYEGANNFWRKPGDENIPDVMPALKYSSYNSYLAASDRFVKNGTYITVSDITVAYSFRRTRFLKKMGLSDFEIRAQASNVYTVAMNKENYSVATGSYEKTYLTPTYTMAVHINF
- a CDS encoding RagB/SusD family nutrient uptake outer membrane protein yields the protein MKKYICFLSIMVLLLSSCNKYLDIEPKGVRLLETTRDYDEWLNNIELENSVPSQLNMLDDCKDLLTISSTLTSSNDRIYTWQEQFVEEVPGSALIWQTLYKSIYLYNTVINNIEKVTDGTVQDRNSLKGEALLGRAFEYLYLVNLYAKVYDKTTADKDLAVPFVTSVDVTDVMPGRSTVQQIYDQIITDIKTAIPDLPKENASNRFRGTVAAAYGVLARTYLYMGNYSEAARNAQLALDNGTAKVLDYTALPDAKSIPHVMKRADAIYARLGGTSYLGSEIPVLSFLRSFDTKDLRLKFYYTQLGDYSFTVRGRTLFMHAGVPSGYAAPSWGISVAEMYLVIAEAAARNNDLTKACDQLDSLRKRRFPTASYQKFTSTDQEQVLQKVIAERSFELAFCGMRWFDMRRYDAEGRMPAVERYNGTGSVIATLQPGSPRYVLRIPLQVMYFNPTWEQNP